A window of the Tiliqua scincoides isolate rTilSci1 chromosome 5, rTilSci1.hap2, whole genome shotgun sequence genome harbors these coding sequences:
- the EFS gene encoding embryonal Fyn-associated substrate, whose product MSAQLCRALYDNTAECPDELSFRKGDLMVLLQPEAPGLEGWHLCSLHGQQGIVPANRVKVLPEPGSPGPAPRRNPTSADVYQVPRKEAALVGTVYEVPRDEQRRRGQRQEEQEVYEVPPPARPCPLPPEGIYRVPRGIRRDGGPTEVYDVPSSLLRDPPSDTYDSPSQCPKKVARVAPQPTTPLPSDDPYDVPLAFKKPSGQEEEEEAEDGGSEGPLVYATPSNLRRASALLNLYESPEEVLDGGREEEEEEEEDGGIYDVPLLAPSSLPLEGALQGLNLREPGPPSRPRLPSAESLSRRPLPALPSEERLSVEPPPPSPSIVRKGSIQDRPLPPPPPRLGGLGTGDQPEQFPDDGHNEYEGIRLAEEYDYVHLKGADKIQPKATTPEGTPGLESTGDAAQTEEVVPPSPEDSQLLQFYTGQCQTHYATLLSAIEALLTSTAAHQPPRVFVPHGKFVIITAHKLVFVGDTVSRLASSATVRARVGAASSALCQALKDAVLSVKGAALRYPSPPAAREMRECVAELSRQALAFTSLLGTLAPS is encoded by the exons ATGTCT GCCCAACTGTGCCGAGCTCTCTATGACAACACTGCTGAGTGCCCCGATGAACTATCCTTCCGGAAGGGTGACCTAATGGTCCTGCTGCAACCAGAGGCCCCAGGCCTGGAGGGGTGGCACCTCTGTTCCTTGCATGGCCAACAGGGGATTGTGCCCGCCAACAGGGTCAAAGTCCTGCCTGAGCCAGGCTCTCCAGGGCCAGCTCCTCGTCGAAATCCCACGTCAGCTGATGTCTACCAGGTACCCCGGAAGGAGGCAGCTTTGGTTGGGACTGTCTATGAAGTGCCCCGGGATGAACAGAGAAGAAGGGGGCAAAGGCAAGAAGAGCAGGAG GTGTATGAGGTGCCACCACCTGCTCGGCCCTGCCCACTTCCCCCGGAGGGGATTTACAGGGTGCCTCGCGGCATCAGGAGAGATGGGGGCCCCACAGAG GTTTATGATGTCCCCTCATCCCTGCTTCGGGACCCTCCATCCGATACTTACGACTCGCCTTCTCAGTGTCCTAAGAAAGTCGCCCGTGTGGCGCCGCAGCCCACGACCCCTCTTCCTTCTGATGACCCCTACGATGTGCCACTTGCCTTCAAGAAACCCTCAggccaggaggaggaagaggaggcagaagaTGGGGGCTCGGAGGGGCCTCTTGTCTACGCCACCCCATCAAATCTGCGCCGGGCCTCGGCCTTGCTCAACTTGTATGAGTCGCCTGAGGAAGTCTTGGATGGAGgccgggaggaagaggaggaggaggaagaagatgggGGCATCTATGATGTTCCCTTGCTGGCCCCCAGCTCCCTGCCTCTTGAGGGGGCACTCCAAGGACTGAACTTGAGGGAGCCTGGGCCCCCTTCGCGCCCCCGCCTGCCTTCAGCAGAAAGTCTGTCGCGCCGCCCCTTGCCTGCCCTGCCCAGTGAAGAGCGGCTTTCTGTGgagcccccacccccatccccaagcATTGTCCGGAAGGGCAGCATCCAGGACCGcccactccccccaccaccaccccggcTAGGGGGTCTTGGAACAGGGGACCAGCCGGAGCAGTTCCCCGACGACGGGCACAATGAGTACGAGGGGATCCGTCTGGCCGAGGAATACGACTACGTGCACCTCAAG GGGGCTGATAAAATCCAACCCAAAGCAACAACTCCTGAAGGGACCCCTGGACTTGAATCAACTGGAGACGCAGCTCAGACTGAAGAGGTG GTGCCGCCCTCCCCCGAGGACAGCCAGTTGCTGCAGTTCTACACAGGGCAGTGCCAGACGCACTACGCAACCTTGCTCTCGGCCATCGAGGCGCTTCTCACCAGTACGGCTGCCCACCAGCCTCCCCGGGTCTTTGTGCCACACGGCAAGTTTGTCATCATCACTGCACACAAACTGGTGTTCGTGGGGGACACAGTGTCTCGCCTTGCCTCCTCGGCAacagtgagagccagggtgggggCTGCCAGCAGTGCCCTCTGCCAGGCCCTCAAAGACGCCGTCCTATCTGTCAAGGGCGCTGCTTTGCGCTACCCGTCACCTCCCGCCGCCCGTGAGATGCGAGAGTGTGTGGCGGAGCTCTCCCGCCAAGCGCTGGCCTTCACCTCCTTGCTTGGCACCTTGGCGCCGTCTTGA